One genomic region from Salinicola endophyticus encodes:
- the flhF gene encoding flagellar biosynthesis protein FlhF, producing MGVQRFTGANTRETMRQIRQALGEDVLILSNRVVDGGVEIVAMSEQAHAQALAGPAGEGESDGTPASESAAAESPAAWEAFNRRMLEDMRALLRETAAPAPAPGQAVRDAILRQLSQAGFSHVLCETLLETLPASLLDESAEEAETPAWQAWLERQLAARLEVLDSEEALFEAGGLFALVGPTGAGKTTTTAKLAARYVMRHGPREAALVTTDSYRIGAAEQLRIYARLLGVEVHALDEQGDLGALLGRLAQPRRGLMGRSGGKRMMVIDTVGMSQRDQRLMGEIARLGAAPVSVRRLLVLDAARHGDTLEQVVEAWQRASQEAGEPLWGCILTKLDEAARLGPVLDVLMRHGLKLCYLSRGQRVPEDLEPVDREALLREALDHGGESPFSRAAGSAPAAPAQARQQALSQGVLRQGEALETTLATLRRQVQGMAWLEHAWPRNHGAESGAFAARMMSANRQAGLRGEGAPRALWWSKPAPVRGQGQAMPLVALDAHGMPQPLVWPRHELPAGDEARFAWADSLGAEWHLLNQLPDVELLAGLDVQRRSWLAATSASRRVRHSGEWLRLDEALALGEAQPGITMFHRGRQARLDLKRLETTLAKRRGDGEGLPVIAWEGTWHDEADGRQLGRRFWIGSARTGFDSGSRLAAALALEGLPSLTQQAERLLKTRRPELEERAHRWQLAAALAALALHLAQAEAGWATDVRARLSDIAQRRCGRRPKALLEGLMDALSAHHTLRRAKGAGGAAAAAER from the coding sequence ATGGGAGTGCAGCGATTCACCGGTGCCAACACCCGGGAGACCATGCGTCAGATACGCCAGGCTCTGGGTGAGGACGTTCTGATCCTATCCAACCGCGTCGTCGACGGTGGCGTCGAGATCGTCGCCATGTCCGAGCAGGCCCACGCCCAGGCGCTGGCCGGGCCCGCGGGCGAAGGCGAGAGTGACGGCACGCCGGCGAGCGAGAGCGCCGCGGCCGAGTCGCCGGCAGCCTGGGAAGCCTTCAACCGGCGCATGCTCGAGGACATGCGGGCGTTGCTGCGCGAGACCGCTGCCCCGGCGCCTGCCCCGGGGCAGGCGGTACGCGATGCCATCCTGCGTCAGCTGAGCCAGGCCGGTTTCAGCCACGTGCTGTGCGAAACCTTGCTCGAGACGCTGCCAGCGTCGCTGCTCGACGAGTCCGCCGAGGAGGCCGAGACGCCTGCCTGGCAGGCGTGGCTGGAGCGCCAGCTCGCGGCGCGCCTCGAGGTGCTGGACAGCGAAGAAGCGCTGTTCGAGGCCGGCGGGCTGTTCGCCCTGGTCGGCCCCACCGGTGCCGGCAAGACCACCACCACGGCCAAGCTGGCGGCGCGCTACGTGATGCGTCACGGCCCGCGGGAGGCCGCGCTGGTGACCACCGACAGCTACCGTATCGGCGCCGCCGAGCAACTGCGCATCTATGCGCGCCTGCTCGGTGTGGAAGTGCATGCGCTCGACGAACAGGGCGACCTGGGGGCGCTGCTGGGGCGTCTGGCCCAGCCCCGCCGCGGGCTGATGGGACGCTCCGGCGGCAAGCGCATGATGGTGATCGACACCGTCGGCATGAGCCAGCGCGACCAGCGCCTGATGGGCGAAATCGCCCGCCTCGGCGCCGCGCCGGTCAGCGTGCGCCGGCTGCTGGTGCTCGATGCCGCGCGTCACGGCGATACCCTGGAGCAAGTGGTCGAGGCGTGGCAGCGCGCCTCGCAGGAGGCTGGCGAGCCGCTGTGGGGCTGCATTCTGACCAAGCTCGACGAGGCCGCGCGCCTGGGGCCGGTGCTGGACGTGCTGATGCGCCACGGGCTCAAGCTCTGCTATCTCTCGCGCGGACAGCGGGTGCCGGAAGATCTGGAGCCGGTGGATCGCGAAGCGCTGTTGCGTGAAGCGCTCGACCATGGTGGCGAGTCGCCGTTCTCGCGCGCCGCGGGCAGTGCCCCGGCGGCGCCGGCCCAGGCGCGTCAGCAGGCACTCTCCCAGGGCGTGCTACGCCAGGGCGAGGCGCTGGAGACCACGCTCGCCACGCTGCGCCGACAGGTCCAGGGGATGGCCTGGCTGGAGCACGCCTGGCCGCGCAACCATGGCGCCGAGAGCGGCGCCTTCGCCGCACGCATGATGAGTGCGAACCGTCAGGCCGGGCTGCGCGGAGAGGGGGCGCCGCGCGCGCTATGGTGGTCCAAGCCGGCCCCGGTGCGCGGCCAGGGGCAAGCGATGCCGTTGGTGGCGCTGGATGCCCACGGCATGCCGCAGCCGCTGGTGTGGCCGCGCCACGAACTGCCGGCGGGTGACGAAGCGCGCTTTGCCTGGGCCGACTCGCTGGGTGCCGAGTGGCACCTGCTGAACCAGTTGCCGGATGTCGAGCTGCTCGCCGGGCTCGACGTGCAGCGACGCAGCTGGCTCGCCGCCACCAGCGCCAGCCGCCGGGTGCGCCATAGCGGCGAGTGGCTGCGTCTGGACGAGGCGCTGGCGCTGGGTGAAGCGCAGCCGGGGATCACGATGTTCCATCGCGGGCGTCAGGCGCGTCTCGATCTCAAGCGTCTGGAGACCACCCTGGCCAAGCGCCGTGGTGATGGCGAGGGGCTGCCGGTGATCGCCTGGGAAGGCACCTGGCACGACGAGGCCGATGGCCGCCAGCTGGGACGGCGCTTCTGGATCGGTAGTGCCCGCACCGGCTTCGACAGCGGTTCGCGGTTGGCCGCGGCGCTGGCGCTGGAAGGCCTGCCCAGCCTGACTCAGCAGGCCGAGCGGCTGCTCAAGACGCGTCGCCCGGAGCTCGAGGAGCGTGCCCATCGCTGGCAGCTCGCGGCGGCGCTGGCTGCTCTGGCACTGCATCTGGCCCAGGCGGAAGCCGGCTGGGCCACGGACGTGCGTGCGCGCCTGTCGGATATTGCCCAGCGTCGCTGCGGGCGGCGGCCCAAGGCGCTGCTCGAAGGCCTGATGGATGCGCTGAGTGCCCACCACACCCTGCGTCGCGCCAAGGGCGCTGGCGGGGCGGCGGCGGCCGCCGAGCGGTGA
- a CDS encoding monovalent cation/H+ antiporter subunit A yields the protein MSLPLIVLLPLLGSLIPLLSSNRQRNLNAGSTAILPAIALAIALYHAPRVLSGEVPRFSLAWVPQLGLDLAFRLDGLSLLFVMLILGIGLLIILYSRYYLAPEDSMPRFYAYLMLFMTSMLGIVMADNLLLLWVFWELTSLSSFLLIGYWYKQSEARRGARMALTVTGMGGLAMLAGFLLLGHIVGTFDMQTVLDSRQLIQADPRYLPALLLILLGAFTKSAQFPFHFWLPHAMSAPTPVSAFLHSATMVKAGVFLLARLHPALAGSHLWLYIVTLTGLVTMIYAAYFALLKYDLKGVLAFSTVSHLGMITMLFGLDSKLAVIAGLFHIINHATFKASLFMSSGIIDHETGTRDIRKLSGLRHSMPMTAALAGLAAASMAGVPLLNGFLSKEMMLTEALGSGILGGLAWLIPVLATLGSVLSVAYSLRYVRNVFFGPAATDLPKTPHEAPFMMRLPMLLLVALCVLIGLLPALMVTGILEAAGQATILAPRPELHLAIWHGFNLPLLMSAIALAGGVAIYSVRRTLFSFQRQFPQRNALMLFEYAVRQLLGATQRGIDRLENGSLQRYMLWLIVVVLFLTGSGLLDLTQLKGELPLKPLDGLLVVGASITILAGLGTAVLHRRRLVSLMMLSVVGLMVSLAFARFSAPDLALTQLAVEVVTVILLMLALFFLPQRTPKESSGARIVRDVLLAASFGGIVASLNYALLTRSLDSISGYFLANSVSGGGGHNVVNVILVDFRGFDTLGEITVLCIAAIGIYKLLNRLRLFMPSSDSEGRPWSKDLHPMLLATVSQSLLPLALLVSVFIFLRGHNEPGGGFIAGLVTAVALILLYIARGVDWAQQRLTFQYQPIAVAGVVIAALTGLGSWLFGHNFLTSAFGHFAIPYIGEVELATAMLFDLGVYLTVVGATLMILANLGKLTTRHRPSKENEKETV from the coding sequence ATGTCATTGCCGCTGATCGTGCTGCTACCCCTGTTGGGCAGCCTCATACCGCTGTTGAGCTCCAATCGACAGCGCAATCTCAATGCGGGATCGACCGCGATTCTGCCCGCCATAGCGCTGGCCATCGCGCTCTACCACGCGCCCCGCGTGCTCAGCGGGGAGGTCCCCCGCTTCAGCCTCGCCTGGGTGCCGCAGCTGGGGCTCGACCTGGCCTTCCGACTCGACGGGCTGTCGCTGCTGTTCGTGATGCTGATCCTCGGCATCGGTCTGCTGATCATCCTCTACTCGCGCTACTACCTGGCGCCCGAGGACAGCATGCCGCGCTTCTATGCCTATCTGATGCTGTTCATGACCTCGATGCTGGGCATCGTGATGGCCGACAACCTGCTGCTGCTGTGGGTATTCTGGGAGCTGACCAGTCTCTCCTCGTTCCTGCTGATCGGCTACTGGTACAAACAGAGCGAGGCGCGCCGCGGCGCGCGCATGGCGCTGACGGTGACCGGCATGGGGGGGCTGGCGATGCTCGCCGGTTTCCTGCTGCTCGGCCATATCGTCGGCACCTTCGACATGCAGACGGTGCTCGACAGCCGCCAGCTGATCCAGGCCGACCCGCGCTACCTGCCGGCGCTGCTGCTGATTCTGCTCGGCGCCTTCACCAAATCGGCCCAGTTCCCGTTCCACTTCTGGCTGCCGCACGCGATGTCGGCGCCCACGCCGGTCTCCGCCTTCCTGCACTCGGCGACCATGGTCAAGGCCGGCGTGTTCCTGCTCGCGCGCCTGCACCCGGCGCTTGCCGGCTCCCATCTGTGGCTCTACATCGTCACCCTGACCGGCCTGGTGACGATGATCTACGCCGCCTACTTCGCCCTGCTCAAGTACGACCTCAAGGGCGTGCTGGCGTTCTCCACCGTCAGCCATCTGGGCATGATCACCATGCTGTTCGGGCTCGACAGCAAGCTGGCGGTGATCGCGGGGCTGTTCCACATCATCAACCACGCCACCTTCAAGGCGTCGCTGTTCATGTCCTCGGGGATCATCGACCACGAGACCGGCACCCGCGACATCCGCAAGCTGAGCGGGCTGCGTCACAGCATGCCGATGACCGCGGCACTGGCCGGACTGGCGGCGGCATCGATGGCCGGCGTGCCGCTGCTCAACGGCTTCCTGTCCAAGGAGATGATGCTGACCGAGGCGCTCGGCAGCGGCATCCTCGGCGGCCTGGCGTGGCTGATCCCGGTGCTGGCGACCCTCGGCAGCGTGCTCTCGGTGGCCTACTCGCTGCGCTACGTGCGCAACGTCTTCTTCGGCCCGGCAGCCACGGATCTGCCCAAGACGCCGCACGAGGCGCCCTTCATGATGCGCCTGCCGATGCTGCTGCTGGTGGCGCTGTGCGTGCTCATCGGTCTGCTGCCGGCGCTGATGGTGACCGGTATTCTCGAAGCCGCGGGCCAGGCGACGATCCTCGCGCCACGCCCGGAACTGCACCTGGCGATCTGGCACGGTTTCAACCTGCCGCTGCTGATGAGCGCCATCGCCCTGGCCGGCGGCGTCGCCATCTACAGCGTGCGCCGCACCCTGTTCAGCTTCCAGCGCCAGTTCCCTCAGCGCAATGCGCTGATGCTGTTCGAGTACGCGGTGCGCCAGCTGCTCGGCGCCACCCAGCGCGGTATCGACCGTCTGGAGAACGGCTCACTGCAGCGCTACATGCTGTGGCTGATCGTGGTGGTGCTGTTCCTTACCGGCAGCGGGCTGCTCGATCTCACCCAGTTGAAGGGCGAGCTGCCGCTCAAGCCGCTGGATGGCCTCCTGGTGGTGGGCGCGTCGATCACCATTCTCGCCGGCCTCGGCACCGCCGTGCTGCATCGCCGCCGCCTGGTCTCGCTGATGATGCTCTCGGTGGTGGGGCTGATGGTGTCGCTGGCGTTCGCGCGCTTCTCGGCGCCGGACCTGGCGCTGACCCAGCTGGCGGTCGAGGTGGTCACGGTGATCCTGCTGATGCTGGCGCTGTTCTTTCTGCCCCAGCGCACGCCCAAGGAGTCGAGCGGCGCGCGCATCGTGCGCGACGTGCTGCTGGCGGCCAGCTTCGGCGGCATCGTCGCCAGCCTCAACTACGCCCTGCTGACACGCTCACTCGACAGCATCTCGGGCTACTTCCTCGCCAACAGCGTCAGCGGCGGCGGCGGTCACAACGTGGTCAACGTCATTCTGGTCGACTTCCGCGGCTTCGATACCCTGGGCGAGATCACCGTGCTGTGCATCGCCGCCATCGGCATCTACAAGCTGCTCAATCGCCTGCGCCTGTTCATGCCGTCGAGCGACAGCGAGGGCCGGCCGTGGTCGAAGGATCTGCACCCGATGCTGCTGGCCACGGTGTCGCAGAGCCTGCTGCCGCTGGCGCTGCTGGTCTCGGTGTTCATCTTCCTGCGTGGCCACAACGAACCCGGCGGCGGCTTCATCGCCGGCCTGGTCACCGCGGTGGCGCTGATCCTTTTGTACATCGCCCGCGGCGTCGACTGGGCGCAGCAGCGCCTGACCTTCCAGTACCAGCCGATTGCGGTGGCCGGAGTGGTGATCGCCGCCCTCACCGGCCTCGGCAGTTGGCTGTTCGGCCACAACTTCCTGACCTCGGCGTTCGGTCACTTCGCGATTCCCTATATCGGCGAAGTGGAGCTGGCCACCGCCATGCTGTTCGATCTCGGCGTCTATCTCACCGTGGTCGGCGCGACGCTGATGATCCTGGCCAACCTGGGCAAATTGACCACGCGTCACCGGCCCAGCAAAGAGAACGAGAAGGAGACCGTCTGA
- a CDS encoding lytic murein transglycosylase: MTRSAPLKGSLTLSLCLSLALVGCQSVAATPASSQAPDTAAQASGADDKAGASASASATPRADADAEQVTPQARAGFDAWIADFRRQAAGEGIDRATLAEAFDHATYQPRVIELDRSQPEFTRQVWSYLDSAVSDQRVANGRARLAAHQALAERIEQRYGVPGSIVVAIWGVESNYGSNFGSFETIDALSTLGYEGRRQAFARGELMAALKILQNGDIDRDHMRGSWAGAMGHTQFIPSSFLAYAVDGDGDGRRDIWGSIPDVMASTANYLAKSGWQRGQPWGAEVTLPAGFDYAQTELSVRHSSQAWAAQGVARVGGGALPDFAEASVIAPAGAEGPAFLVGPNFRVIMRYNASTSYALAVATLADRIAGRPGIQGQWPRSEPALSRTQVREMQQALNARGFDVGTPDGRVGPNTRAGLRAYQRSIGVTPDGYPTQALIQRLETP; the protein is encoded by the coding sequence GTGACGCGTTCTGCTCCCCTCAAAGGGTCCCTGACCCTCTCTCTCTGCCTCTCTTTGGCCCTGGTCGGCTGTCAGAGCGTGGCCGCCACCCCGGCGTCGAGCCAGGCGCCCGACACTGCCGCCCAGGCGTCCGGGGCCGACGATAAGGCCGGTGCCTCGGCGAGCGCTAGCGCCACGCCCCGCGCCGACGCTGATGCCGAGCAGGTCACGCCGCAGGCGCGTGCCGGCTTCGACGCCTGGATCGCAGATTTTCGTCGCCAGGCCGCCGGCGAGGGGATCGACCGGGCGACACTGGCCGAGGCCTTCGACCACGCCACCTATCAGCCGCGGGTGATCGAGCTCGACCGCTCCCAGCCCGAGTTCACCCGCCAGGTGTGGAGCTATCTGGATAGCGCGGTCTCGGATCAGCGTGTCGCCAACGGGCGCGCGCGGTTGGCCGCCCATCAGGCCCTGGCCGAGCGCATCGAGCAGCGCTACGGCGTACCCGGCAGCATCGTGGTCGCGATCTGGGGTGTGGAGAGCAACTACGGCAGCAATTTCGGTAGCTTCGAGACCATCGACGCGCTCTCGACGCTGGGCTACGAAGGGCGCCGCCAGGCGTTCGCCCGGGGCGAGCTGATGGCCGCGCTCAAGATCCTGCAGAACGGCGATATCGATCGCGACCACATGCGCGGCTCCTGGGCCGGCGCCATGGGCCACACCCAGTTCATTCCCTCCAGCTTCCTTGCCTACGCCGTGGATGGCGACGGCGACGGCCGGCGCGATATCTGGGGCAGCATTCCCGACGTCATGGCCTCGACCGCCAACTACCTGGCCAAGTCCGGCTGGCAGCGCGGCCAGCCCTGGGGCGCCGAAGTGACCCTGCCGGCCGGTTTCGACTATGCCCAGACCGAACTCTCGGTGCGCCACTCGAGCCAGGCATGGGCGGCCCAGGGTGTGGCTCGCGTCGGCGGCGGGGCGCTGCCCGATTTCGCCGAGGCCTCGGTCATCGCCCCGGCCGGGGCAGAGGGGCCGGCGTTCCTGGTCGGGCCCAATTTCCGTGTGATCATGCGCTACAACGCCTCCACCAGCTATGCCCTGGCGGTCGCCACGCTTGCCGATCGCATCGCCGGGCGGCCCGGCATCCAGGGGCAGTGGCCGCGTTCGGAGCCGGCGCTGTCCCGGACCCAGGTGCGCGAGATGCAGCAGGCGCTCAACGCCCGTGGCTTCGACGTCGGCACGCCGGACGGGCGGGTCGGCCCCAATACCCGGGCCGGGCTGCGCGCCTACCAGCGTTCGATCGGTGTCACCCCGGACGGCTATCCCACTCAGGCGCTGATCCAGCGCCTCGAGACGCCCTGA
- a CDS encoding deoxyribodipyrimidine photo-lyase, with amino-acid sequence MESSCDLIWFRRDLRLSDNDLLAVEPHAETLLCVFVLEPCWLDKAMPAQTSPQWALLWQSLIDLRGTLLTRGSDLLVCVGEPEQLLPRLAQRVGAQRVITHAMEGGNESATTRLVQAALAPGQLCVLPDSPLFPAQHDDTEMREFSFGEFVTRSRGRSALAPRSPGQPFTLPPWPFDAPRGLPPLGSLLGDVEPLAATMSGGEPAAQARLRQLRDAPGEWDPEDVRELLRWRALGCVSARQLYALCERLDSTAGAEHPQRYLRHELLWHEYLRRQQVYGADVSRFQPSCIDPSGGSEPGFLRAEGAPDVQSAGSVTVLRQETPRHREPTPAAPPRRSTGSWFDRY; translated from the coding sequence ATGGAATCTTCCTGCGATCTGATCTGGTTCCGGCGCGATCTGCGCCTGAGCGACAACGATCTGCTGGCGGTCGAACCGCACGCAGAGACGTTGCTATGTGTCTTCGTGCTCGAACCGTGCTGGCTGGACAAGGCGATGCCGGCGCAGACGTCGCCCCAGTGGGCGCTGCTGTGGCAGAGCCTGATCGATCTGCGCGGCACGCTGCTGACACGAGGCAGTGACCTGCTGGTGTGTGTCGGCGAGCCCGAGCAACTGCTGCCGCGGCTGGCCCAGCGGGTCGGTGCCCAGCGGGTGATCACCCACGCCATGGAGGGGGGCAACGAGAGCGCCACGACCCGGCTGGTGCAGGCGGCGCTGGCGCCGGGCCAGCTCTGCGTGCTGCCCGACTCGCCGCTGTTCCCGGCTCAGCATGATGACACCGAGATGCGTGAGTTCTCCTTCGGCGAGTTCGTCACCCGCTCGCGGGGCAGGAGCGCCCTGGCACCGAGGAGTCCGGGGCAGCCGTTCACGCTGCCGCCCTGGCCGTTCGACGCCCCGCGCGGGTTGCCGCCCCTCGGTAGCCTGCTCGGTGACGTCGAGCCGCTGGCGGCGACGATGTCGGGGGGGGAGCCGGCGGCCCAGGCACGCCTGCGCCAGCTGCGTGACGCGCCGGGCGAATGGGACCCCGAGGATGTGCGCGAGCTGCTGCGCTGGCGCGCCTTGGGCTGCGTCTCGGCGCGTCAGCTCTACGCGCTGTGCGAGCGCCTGGATAGTACGGCCGGGGCCGAGCATCCGCAGCGCTACCTGCGCCACGAGCTTTTGTGGCATGAGTATCTGCGCCGCCAGCAGGTCTATGGCGCCGACGTCAGCCGTTTCCAGCCCTCGTGCATCGACCCGTCCGGCGGCAGCGAGCCCGGTTTCCTGCGTGCCGAAGGCGCGCCCGATGTTCAGTCGGCCGGGTCCGTGACCGTGCTGCGCCAAGAGACACCGCGCCACCGTGAGCCAACGCCCGCTGCGCCGCCGCGGCGTAGTACGGGGTCCTGGTTCGATCGTTACTAG